A genomic region of Dickeya solani IPO 2222 contains the following coding sequences:
- a CDS encoding FMN-dependent NADH-azoreductase — translation MSKVLVLKSSILADFSQSNQMADHFTTTWQAAHPADTITVRDLAAKPVPVLDGELVGALRPSDKPLTPRQQDALALSDELVAELQAHDVIVLAAPMYNFNIPTQLKNYFDFIARAGVTFRYTEQGPEGLVKGKRALVLTSRGGIHKDAPSDLLTPYLRLFLGFIGISDVEFVFAEGFGYGPDMAQKALQGAKEELSQLASA, via the coding sequence ATGAGCAAAGTACTCGTTCTGAAATCAAGTATTCTGGCTGACTTCTCCCAGTCTAACCAGATGGCCGATCACTTTACCACCACCTGGCAGGCAGCCCACCCCGCCGACACCATCACCGTGCGCGATCTGGCGGCCAAACCGGTACCGGTACTCGATGGCGAACTGGTTGGTGCGTTGCGTCCTTCCGACAAACCGCTGACGCCACGTCAGCAGGATGCGCTGGCTCTGTCCGACGAGCTGGTTGCCGAACTGCAGGCGCACGATGTCATCGTGCTGGCCGCCCCGATGTACAACTTCAACATCCCGACCCAACTGAAGAACTATTTTGACTTCATCGCCCGCGCCGGCGTGACGTTCCGCTACACCGAGCAAGGTCCGGAAGGTCTGGTGAAAGGCAAACGCGCACTGGTGCTGACCAGCCGTGGCGGTATCCACAAAGACGCGCCGAGCGATCTGCTGACACCGTACCTGCGTCTGTTCCTGGGTTTCATCGGCATCAGCGACGTGGAATTCGTGTTTGCGGAAGGTTTCGGTTACGGCCCGGATATGGCGCAGAAAGCACTGCAAGGCGCTAAAGAAGAGCTGTCCCAGCTGGCATCCGCGTAA
- a CDS encoding YnbE family lipoprotein: MKTACAAIAAVLLAGCTPRIEVAAPKEPITINMNVRIEHDIRIRTDKETVQLLEKSENRMGDQIKKSAPTDAQEKARLQDKKQED; this comes from the coding sequence ATGAAAACAGCCTGTGCCGCGATAGCTGCCGTGTTGCTGGCCGGTTGCACCCCGCGCATTGAGGTGGCGGCGCCGAAAGAACCGATCACCATCAACATGAATGTGCGCATTGAGCACGACATTCGCATCCGCACGGATAAAGAGACGGTGCAACTGCTGGAGAAGTCGGAGAACCGCATGGGCGATCAAATAAAGAAAAGCGCGCCGACAGACGCGCAAGAAAAAGCCAGATTGCAAGATAAGAAACAGGAAGACTGA
- a CDS encoding YdbH family protein, with amino-acid sequence MLKLMRYAGWLAALAFALSLGVATACWTMPRWLPVLLRPYLPVGVSLALQASPGWRQGGFWLPDVQLRLAQCQPVTLSGLLVRHHEGRWQLEAESLTLDAVCLQQWPVSSNMTTPLLAQWQQRLPQAELILHRVAITPWLTQAGSLQLSTDPSRQQLRIQSDQLQVQAELHGAELTLQQGQMRATTEHPPLQINGAMQLAPALNRLPEQGEVQGQQLPLWLPEPASATLRWHGNQGELTVGVASMAEPLLTLPWQVSDGNLRIHDGRWRWPYASQPLTGGIALTLYDVLSLHDPVRLEARLNVLTQGHNGRANAVLSLGPGQLGLTDSDIRFQLTGQANLPDLSIFASLPGTVKGAVLDPTVVLLPGSLLRAWGAPRPTVTLEEARWPLAGIQVTRQGVSGRLQAIVKIRDSYWGRFRLHLDGKAQQFWPDSGDWRWRYWGEGHLPPLQGSWDIAGHGRWQDDLIEVESLSSGLNQLRYGVVTVDQPRLTLTEPLRWRRDPAATSLQGALRLAAKQVNLQGAGMLPATELTVAIRGRNPQDFQWRGQLQADPVGPIQLSGRWDGKRLRGNGWWSPQPLRVFQTLLPPAWKLAIRTGQFYAQAAFSAARGQGFRAGGHWVVKNGGAWLEDGEVSGVNFVLPYRFENHRWQLGISQPVTLRINRLDSLFPIRNIDVQVYGAYPYSERHPLTLAQLDLDVLDGHLSLSPLRLPAHDAAVLRLQGIDLGELMAGLKAKKLAMSGRVSGVLPLNFSHSSMLVQDGKLTNDTPLTVQLDPQLADQLAQNSVANAAAVAWLRYMEIGRSWVTLDLSQRGELSLVSRITGHSVMDDQSRRDIVLNYRQQENIFQLWHSLRFGDNLKASLEQQVAE; translated from the coding sequence ATGCTGAAGTTAATGCGCTATGCAGGCTGGCTGGCTGCGCTGGCGTTCGCGCTGTCGCTGGGGGTAGCGACCGCCTGCTGGACCATGCCGCGCTGGCTGCCGGTGTTGCTGCGGCCCTATCTGCCCGTCGGGGTCAGCCTCGCGTTGCAGGCGTCGCCCGGCTGGCGGCAAGGTGGATTCTGGCTGCCGGATGTGCAACTACGCTTGGCGCAGTGCCAACCGGTCACGCTGTCGGGCCTGCTGGTTCGCCATCACGAAGGGCGCTGGCAGCTGGAGGCGGAGTCGCTGACGCTGGATGCCGTCTGCCTGCAACAGTGGCCGGTTTCTTCCAACATGACGACTCCGTTGCTGGCCCAGTGGCAGCAACGGCTGCCGCAAGCCGAGCTGATTCTGCATCGTGTTGCGATCACGCCCTGGCTGACGCAGGCCGGCAGCCTGCAACTCTCTACTGACCCGTCGCGTCAGCAACTCCGAATTCAGAGTGACCAGCTACAGGTGCAGGCTGAACTGCACGGCGCCGAACTGACGCTGCAACAAGGTCAGATGCGCGCCACGACGGAGCATCCGCCGCTGCAGATCAACGGCGCGATGCAACTGGCGCCGGCGCTCAACCGCCTGCCGGAGCAGGGCGAAGTGCAGGGGCAACAGCTGCCGCTGTGGTTACCGGAACCGGCCAGCGCCACATTGCGCTGGCATGGCAATCAGGGCGAACTGACGGTCGGCGTGGCATCGATGGCGGAGCCATTGCTGACGTTGCCGTGGCAGGTGAGCGACGGCAACCTTCGCATCCACGATGGCCGCTGGCGCTGGCCGTACGCCAGCCAGCCGCTGACAGGCGGCATCGCGTTGACGCTGTATGACGTGCTGAGTTTGCACGATCCGGTGCGGCTGGAGGCGCGGCTTAATGTCCTGACGCAAGGGCACAACGGTCGCGCCAACGCGGTGTTGTCGCTGGGGCCCGGCCAGTTGGGGCTGACCGACAGCGATATCCGTTTTCAGCTTACCGGGCAGGCGAATCTGCCCGATTTGTCGATTTTCGCGTCGTTACCGGGAACGGTAAAAGGCGCCGTGCTGGATCCCACCGTGGTGCTGTTGCCCGGTTCGCTATTACGGGCCTGGGGAGCGCCGCGCCCGACGGTGACGCTGGAAGAGGCGCGCTGGCCGCTGGCCGGCATTCAGGTCACCCGGCAGGGCGTCAGCGGCCGGTTGCAGGCGATTGTGAAAATACGCGATAGCTATTGGGGGCGTTTCCGACTGCATCTGGATGGCAAGGCGCAACAGTTCTGGCCCGATAGCGGCGACTGGCGCTGGCGTTACTGGGGCGAAGGGCATCTGCCGCCGTTGCAAGGGAGCTGGGACATTGCCGGGCATGGCCGCTGGCAGGATGACCTGATTGAGGTCGAGTCCTTATCCAGCGGCCTTAACCAGCTACGTTACGGTGTGGTGACGGTCGACCAGCCGCGGCTGACGCTGACCGAACCGCTGCGCTGGCGACGCGACCCGGCGGCGACATCGCTGCAGGGTGCATTAAGACTGGCGGCGAAACAGGTGAATTTGCAAGGGGCCGGCATGTTGCCTGCTACCGAACTGACGGTTGCTATTCGCGGGCGCAATCCTCAAGACTTCCAGTGGCGTGGTCAGTTGCAGGCGGATCCGGTTGGTCCGATCCAGCTCAGCGGTCGCTGGGACGGGAAACGCCTGCGCGGCAACGGTTGGTGGTCGCCTCAGCCGTTACGGGTGTTCCAGACGTTGCTGCCGCCGGCCTGGAAACTGGCGATCCGTACCGGTCAGTTTTACGCGCAGGCCGCGTTTTCCGCTGCTCGCGGGCAGGGATTCCGCGCCGGCGGTCATTGGGTGGTGAAAAATGGCGGCGCCTGGCTGGAGGATGGCGAGGTCAGCGGGGTAAATTTTGTGCTGCCGTACCGGTTTGAAAACCACCGCTGGCAACTGGGGATTTCCCAGCCGGTGACATTACGCATCAACCGGCTGGATAGCTTGTTCCCGATACGGAATATCGACGTGCAGGTGTACGGCGCCTATCCCTACAGCGAGCGTCATCCGCTGACGCTGGCGCAACTGGATTTGGACGTGCTGGACGGCCACCTGTCGTTGTCGCCGCTGCGTTTGCCCGCGCATGACGCCGCGGTATTGCGGCTACAGGGTATCGATCTCGGCGAACTGATGGCCGGCTTAAAGGCGAAAAAGCTGGCGATGTCCGGCCGGGTTAGTGGGGTGTTGCCACTGAATTTCAGTCATTCTTCAATGCTGGTGCAGGACGGCAAACTGACGAATGATACACCGCTGACCGTACAACTGGACCCACAACTGGCGGACCAACTGGCGCAAAACAGCGTCGCCAACGCCGCGGCGGTAGCCTGGCTGCGCTATATGGAGATTGGGCGTTCCTGGGTAACGCTGGATCTCAGCCAGCGCGGCGAGTTGTCGTTGGTGTCGCGCATCACCGGCCACAGCGTGATGGATGACCAGTCACGGCGCGACATTGTGCTGAATTACCGCCAGCAGGAGAATATTTTCCAGCTGTGGCACAGCCTGCGCTTTGGCGATAACCTGAAGGCATCGCTGGAACAGCAGGTCGCGGAGTAA
- a CDS encoding methyl-accepting chemotaxis protein, with amino-acid sequence MRKNYPVSQRQYPLDARIKLMSVTTPDSHITYANADFIEVSGYEPEELMNQPHNIIRHPDMPPSAFADMWNTLKAGKIWTGVVKNRRKNGDHYWVRSSTTPLKRDGKLMGYMSVRTAATAEEISQAETLYAQVNQGMLKNRAFHHGLLVYTGPLKWLSLFKTMPLRWRIRSYFGLLGLLPLVVAFALLPKTALVWELFAALIAFAGLFCELLVKHVARPVEQILEQAMRSAAGQANSLAQLNRADEIGMLMRAVNQSGMNFRTFVDDVSSNLQELKIACGEIAQGNHILAECCEKTEESLQQTAASVEQLTATIKSNADASLRASQYAEDVNQVVNVGEQAVSEVANTMEAITSASERITNIIGVLDNLAFQTNILAVNAAVEAAHAGEQGKSFAVVASEVRSLAQRSAASAKDIAALIDNTLSSIRAGDQQVAHTNRSMNNILVKVQDVTHLMNDISLATKEQSQGLQQINDAVNRIDALTHQNTALASQSNSATGHLQQQIASMAQAVSVFGASK; translated from the coding sequence ATGCGTAAAAATTATCCAGTCAGTCAACGTCAGTATCCGCTGGATGCCAGGATCAAACTGATGTCGGTCACCACCCCTGACAGCCACATTACCTACGCCAACGCCGATTTCATCGAAGTCAGCGGCTACGAGCCGGAAGAACTGATGAATCAGCCGCATAATATTATCCGCCACCCTGATATGCCACCTTCCGCCTTCGCGGATATGTGGAATACCCTAAAAGCCGGAAAAATCTGGACCGGCGTGGTCAAGAACCGTCGCAAAAACGGTGATCACTACTGGGTACGCTCCAGCACCACGCCCCTGAAGCGGGACGGTAAGCTGATGGGCTACATGTCGGTACGCACCGCGGCGACGGCGGAGGAAATCAGCCAGGCCGAAACGCTCTACGCGCAGGTGAATCAAGGCATGTTAAAAAACCGCGCCTTCCATCACGGCCTGCTGGTTTACACCGGCCCGCTAAAATGGCTGAGCCTGTTCAAAACCATGCCGCTGCGCTGGCGCATCCGCAGCTACTTTGGCCTGTTGGGGTTGCTGCCGTTGGTCGTCGCGTTCGCGTTGCTGCCCAAAACGGCGCTGGTCTGGGAGCTGTTTGCGGCATTGATCGCGTTCGCCGGCCTGTTTTGCGAACTGCTGGTGAAACACGTCGCCAGGCCGGTAGAACAGATTCTCGAACAGGCGATGCGCTCCGCGGCCGGCCAGGCCAATAGCCTGGCCCAACTCAATCGCGCCGATGAAATCGGTATGCTGATGCGCGCCGTCAATCAATCCGGCATGAACTTCCGCACCTTTGTCGATGACGTCAGCAGCAACCTGCAGGAACTGAAAATCGCCTGCGGCGAAATCGCGCAGGGCAACCACATTCTGGCGGAGTGCTGTGAGAAAACCGAAGAGAGCCTGCAGCAAACCGCCGCGTCGGTGGAACAACTGACGGCCACCATCAAGAGCAATGCCGATGCCTCATTACGCGCATCGCAGTATGCGGAAGACGTCAATCAGGTGGTGAATGTGGGCGAACAGGCCGTCTCGGAGGTCGCCAATACCATGGAGGCGATCACCAGCGCCAGCGAACGTATCACCAATATCATCGGCGTACTGGACAACCTGGCGTTCCAGACCAACATTCTGGCGGTCAACGCCGCGGTGGAAGCCGCCCATGCCGGGGAACAGGGCAAGAGCTTTGCGGTGGTAGCCAGCGAAGTGCGCTCGCTGGCGCAGCGCAGCGCCGCTTCCGCCAAAGACATCGCCGCGCTTATCGACAACACCTTGTCCAGCATCCGCGCCGGCGATCAGCAGGTTGCGCATACCAATCGCTCGATGAACAACATTCTGGTCAAAGTGCAGGACGTCACCCATCTGATGAACGATATCAGCCTGGCGACCAAAGAGCAGTCGCAGGGCTTGCAGCAGATCAACGACGCGGTCAACCGTATCGATGCACTGACCCATCAGAACACGGCGCTGGCCAGCCAGTCCAACTCCGCCACCGGACACCTGCAACAGCAGATCGCCAGCATGGCGCAGGCGGTTTCCGTATTCGGCGCGTCAAAATAA
- a CDS encoding 2-hydroxyacid dehydrogenase: MKLAIYSTKQYDRKYLEQVNQQFGYTLEFFDFMLSPRTVKMAAGCDAVCIFVNDEAGREVLTELANTGINILALRCAGFNNVDLDAARELGIQVVRVPAYSPEAVAEHAVGMMMSLNRRIHRAYQRTRDANFSLEGLIGFNMYQRTAGVIGTGKIGIATLRILKGFGMTLLAHDPYPNPQALELGAEYVDLDTLYARSDVISLHCPLTPENHHLLDRDAFARMKNGVMIINTSRGGLIDSQAAIDALKQQKIGSLGMDVYENERDLFFTDKSNDVIQDDVFRRLSACHNVLFTGHQAFLTEEALTSISETTLHNIKQLREGTPCPNRVNP; the protein is encoded by the coding sequence ATGAAACTGGCGATTTACAGTACCAAACAGTATGACCGCAAATACCTTGAGCAGGTGAATCAGCAGTTCGGGTATACGCTGGAATTTTTCGATTTCATGCTCAGCCCGCGCACCGTCAAAATGGCCGCCGGCTGCGATGCCGTCTGCATCTTCGTCAACGACGAAGCCGGGCGCGAGGTGCTGACGGAACTGGCGAACACCGGCATCAACATACTGGCACTGCGCTGCGCCGGTTTTAACAACGTCGATCTGGACGCTGCCCGCGAGCTGGGGATCCAGGTGGTGCGCGTGCCGGCCTACTCGCCGGAAGCGGTGGCGGAACACGCGGTAGGCATGATGATGAGCCTGAACCGCCGCATTCACCGCGCCTATCAGCGCACCCGCGACGCCAATTTCTCGCTGGAAGGGCTGATTGGCTTCAACATGTATCAACGCACCGCCGGGGTGATCGGTACCGGCAAAATCGGCATCGCCACCCTGCGCATCCTCAAAGGATTCGGCATGACGCTGCTGGCGCACGACCCTTACCCGAATCCGCAGGCGCTGGAACTGGGCGCGGAGTATGTCGATCTCGATACCCTGTACGCCCGGTCCGACGTGATTTCGCTGCACTGCCCGCTGACGCCGGAGAATCACCACCTGCTCGACCGCGACGCGTTTGCGCGCATGAAAAACGGGGTGATGATCATCAACACCAGCCGCGGAGGGTTGATTGACTCGCAGGCGGCGATCGACGCGCTGAAACAGCAGAAAATCGGTTCGCTGGGCATGGACGTCTATGAAAACGAGCGCGATCTGTTCTTTACCGACAAATCCAACGACGTGATTCAGGACGATGTGTTCCGCCGGCTTTCCGCCTGTCATAACGTGCTGTTTACCGGCCATCAGGCCTTTTTGACCGAAGAAGCGCTGACCAGCATCTCCGAAACCACGCTGCACAATATTAAACAGCTTCGCGAAGGCACGCCGTGCCCTAATCGGGTCAATCCCTGA
- a CDS encoding DUF333 domain-containing protein — protein sequence MNMPQWLVAGATLMLVACSGGQTESAQVQEAVAPQRAVWQGQGTPAEVNCTLAGGRMGVSRQLSGASIGTCLLANGKRCSEAALMSGSCPAG from the coding sequence ATGAATATGCCGCAATGGCTGGTGGCGGGCGCCACCCTGATGCTGGTGGCGTGCAGTGGCGGACAAACAGAGTCGGCGCAGGTTCAGGAAGCGGTAGCGCCGCAGCGCGCGGTGTGGCAAGGGCAGGGCACACCGGCGGAGGTGAACTGTACGCTAGCGGGCGGGCGCATGGGGGTTTCGCGTCAACTGAGCGGGGCGAGCATCGGCACCTGTTTGCTGGCCAATGGCAAGCGTTGCTCCGAAGCGGCGCTGATGAGCGGCAGCTGCCCGGCGGGCTAA
- a CDS encoding methyl-accepting chemotaxis protein: MAPARKRFFDMHVATKLYLGFATILFLVVLSSALSIHRFSTIKAYYGKTDLMHTVIMDIFQVKIARTKYLVSNDNEPYDTMLSYNNDLAKNLEQGSQLYTESEFRDPLARMQKHQAALQQSINEMARARQALTDASARFNRIQVDAAISRFRSSLTATAFASDSDRDKATALTLALASYKATADAVVIERTPAALSTLQSRFSDIEKSYRDLSALLPADQKTALDEFWGNIVSLKTGAESYLNAYKALSGAEAAVKTDGDNVSNIAKTVISRLSEINTTLTSDAITGATAFTLLALVFGLLISRYITRQITAPVSHNLALAERIANGDLTANIETDRHDELGQLTSAMAGMNERLRQMIGNIRDSVGSVAASAAQIAHGNHELSSRTEQQSAAVVQTAASMEQLTSTVKNNADNARHASQIAAEASRDAHTGGGVVQNVVNTMNDIAVSSKKISDITDVINSIAFQTNILALNAAVEAARAGEQGRGFAVVAGEVRNLAQRSALAAREIASLIAESVTRINTGSVLAAEAGDAMQKILLSVSRVNDIIGEIASASDEQRRGIEQIASAVGELDSTTQQNASLVTASASSASSLEEQSIQLETLVSHFRLAQDNPPQLPRHTALPADRAAAPVLSQARLTLNDKSRQSQQNWENF; encoded by the coding sequence ATGGCACCTGCAAGAAAACGCTTTTTTGACATGCATGTCGCAACCAAGCTGTACCTGGGTTTTGCAACGATTTTATTTTTAGTGGTTCTTTCCTCAGCGCTGAGTATCCACCGTTTTTCGACCATCAAGGCGTACTACGGCAAGACCGACCTGATGCACACCGTCATCATGGATATTTTTCAGGTCAAAATCGCCAGAACAAAATATTTGGTCAGCAATGACAATGAGCCTTACGACACCATGCTCAGCTACAACAATGATCTGGCTAAAAATCTTGAGCAAGGTAGCCAGCTCTATACCGAAAGCGAATTCAGGGATCCGCTGGCCCGCATGCAGAAACACCAGGCCGCACTACAACAATCCATCAACGAAATGGCCCGCGCCAGGCAGGCGCTTACCGACGCCAGCGCCCGGTTTAACCGCATCCAGGTCGACGCCGCGATCTCCCGCTTTCGCAGCAGCCTGACGGCCACCGCTTTTGCCTCCGACAGCGACCGGGACAAAGCGACGGCGTTGACCCTGGCGCTGGCGTCTTATAAAGCGACAGCCGACGCCGTGGTGATTGAACGCACTCCCGCCGCGCTTAGCACCCTGCAAAGCCGTTTCAGCGATATCGAGAAAAGTTACCGCGACCTGTCCGCGCTGCTCCCGGCCGATCAGAAAACAGCGCTGGATGAATTCTGGGGAAACATCGTTAGTCTGAAAACGGGCGCGGAAAGCTACCTGAACGCTTACAAGGCGTTGTCGGGCGCAGAAGCAGCGGTGAAAACCGACGGCGATAATGTCAGCAATATCGCTAAAACAGTCATCAGCCGCCTGAGCGAAATCAACACCACGCTCACCAGCGACGCCATCACCGGCGCCACCGCATTCACCTTGCTGGCGTTGGTGTTCGGCCTGTTGATATCGCGTTATATCACCCGCCAGATTACGGCGCCGGTGTCCCACAATCTGGCGCTGGCGGAACGTATTGCCAACGGCGACCTGACCGCCAACATCGAAACGGATCGTCACGATGAACTGGGTCAGTTGACCTCCGCTATGGCGGGCATGAACGAACGGTTACGTCAGATGATCGGCAATATCCGCGACAGCGTTGGCAGCGTGGCGGCATCCGCGGCGCAAATCGCCCACGGCAACCATGAACTGTCATCGCGCACCGAGCAGCAATCCGCCGCCGTCGTTCAGACCGCCGCTAGCATGGAACAGCTCACCTCAACGGTGAAAAACAACGCCGACAACGCCCGCCATGCCAGCCAGATCGCGGCAGAAGCGTCCAGAGACGCGCACACGGGCGGCGGCGTGGTGCAAAACGTGGTCAATACCATGAATGACATCGCCGTCAGTTCGAAAAAAATCTCCGATATCACCGATGTGATCAACAGCATCGCCTTTCAAACCAACATCCTGGCGCTTAACGCCGCGGTGGAAGCCGCGCGCGCCGGCGAACAAGGGCGTGGCTTCGCGGTGGTCGCCGGAGAGGTGCGTAATCTGGCACAGCGCAGCGCTCTGGCCGCCCGTGAAATCGCCAGCCTGATCGCCGAGTCCGTTACTCGCATCAATACCGGCTCCGTACTGGCAGCGGAAGCCGGCGACGCCATGCAGAAAATCCTGCTTTCGGTCTCTCGCGTCAACGACATCATCGGTGAAATCGCCTCGGCATCCGATGAACAGCGTCGCGGCATCGAGCAGATCGCCAGCGCAGTCGGCGAACTGGACTCCACCACCCAGCAAAACGCGTCGCTGGTGACGGCATCCGCCTCGTCCGCCAGTTCGCTGGAAGAACAATCGATACAACTGGAAACGCTGGTAAGTCATTTCCGGCTGGCGCAGGATAACCCGCCCCAATTGCCCCGGCACACGGCGCTGCCCGCCGACCGCGCAGCTGCTCCCGTGCTGAGCCAGGCCCGGCTAACCCTCAATGACAAAAGCCGCCAGAGTCAGCAGAATTGGGAAAATTTCTGA
- a CDS encoding pesticin C-terminus-like muramidase, translated as MKKNNTTRKQLVVVIKKTRSFAKKTEITTQSRQNTTAANSTAANYPNAPSTGLDNIRLSAPEPGQSGAPAPAASQPTPPAAPLATTVPPLPKFNAPRAETATPPSVPPVQPSTSSTPQPSLPSPAPAPIAAASVAEPPAAQEPATPPFAPDYAAVGNQLNKLMSGMAAPLSRLAGTVPGLLSSASKSIAQAAKDKPSVAAAKPTPVESKATVPTVNTAEAKPIEVKPIEVDVKVNAVTPASSSAASTPTAVPLSGSSTASAPKPIATVTWNPATTLSSLQRNAKKESIGYCARAVVDAIQAGGTKIERVPAAKELGSKLIAAGFTAVFSMPRPSREYDRSKLLPGDIVVLEGFNKDERKGIKKDHTFGHAAMYDGSKWISDFTQSGFYPGPDYRKALPGYTIYRMVATQAQINAINASQRGESAPQTPVAVPSMPVTRPAPQTAQPSAPVTRSSTQTTQPSVPVSRPAHQTARPSAPVSRSTASGSIPSGNKPISSDQDFLNEFNIDISFLRVSEGMRNDGYVPLNKDGTPVENSGVTIGMGIDLGQREAKDLIRDGVPSSIVEKLKPYMKLKKANALQKIREMPLRLTSNEVSILSNIYIQKSIQSLETEFDNESKSVKFSQLPANTRTMILDLAHQYGNLKLKTPKAWGFIINQQWEELVRELNNFHDKYPTRRGREAQLIEDDLKNGRI; from the coding sequence ATGAAAAAAAATAACACCACCCGGAAACAACTCGTCGTCGTGATAAAAAAAACGCGCTCTTTTGCGAAGAAAACAGAAATAACGACCCAATCCCGTCAAAATACCACAGCCGCCAACAGCACGGCAGCGAATTACCCCAACGCCCCGTCCACCGGGTTGGACAATATCCGCTTGTCCGCACCGGAACCCGGCCAGTCTGGCGCGCCTGCACCTGCCGCCAGCCAGCCGACGCCGCCAGCCGCACCGCTGGCGACAACCGTTCCGCCGCTGCCAAAATTTAATGCGCCGCGCGCTGAAACAGCCACGCCGCCGTCCGTGCCGCCGGTACAACCCTCAACATCCAGCACGCCGCAACCCAGCCTGCCGTCTCCAGCGCCGGCACCGATTGCCGCCGCTTCCGTAGCAGAACCCCCGGCAGCCCAGGAACCGGCTACCCCACCGTTTGCGCCTGACTATGCAGCAGTTGGAAATCAGTTGAATAAGCTGATGTCCGGCATGGCGGCGCCGCTGTCGCGGCTGGCGGGCACCGTACCGGGATTACTCTCTTCCGCGTCTAAATCCATAGCGCAGGCAGCCAAAGACAAGCCAAGCGTAGCCGCTGCCAAGCCGACTCCGGTTGAATCCAAAGCCACAGTGCCAACAGTTAACACCGCGGAAGCCAAGCCCATTGAGGTTAAGCCGATCGAGGTTGATGTTAAAGTCAACGCGGTTACACCGGCGTCTTCGTCTGCCGCATCAACGCCTACTGCGGTGCCATTATCAGGCAGTTCAACAGCGTCGGCACCTAAACCTATCGCAACGGTAACCTGGAATCCTGCGACCACTCTCAGCTCACTGCAACGCAATGCCAAAAAGGAATCTATAGGTTATTGTGCAAGAGCCGTTGTAGATGCTATCCAGGCTGGTGGAACAAAAATAGAAAGAGTTCCTGCTGCGAAGGAGCTGGGCTCAAAACTTATTGCCGCCGGTTTTACCGCCGTATTTTCCATGCCAAGGCCGTCCAGAGAATATGACCGCAGCAAACTCTTGCCTGGCGATATAGTTGTATTAGAAGGATTTAATAAAGACGAACGCAAAGGGATAAAAAAAGACCATACTTTTGGCCATGCCGCCATGTACGACGGCAGCAAATGGATTTCTGACTTTACACAATCTGGGTTCTATCCAGGTCCGGATTACCGAAAGGCACTGCCTGGCTACACCATTTATCGAATGGTTGCCACGCAGGCTCAGATTAATGCCATCAACGCTTCTCAGAGGGGCGAATCGGCACCCCAAACGCCGGTAGCCGTGCCTTCTATGCCGGTAACGCGTCCGGCCCCTCAGACAGCGCAGCCATCAGCACCTGTAACGCGTTCTTCAACTCAGACGACACAACCGTCTGTACCGGTATCGCGCCCTGCGCATCAAACAGCGCGCCCTTCTGCACCTGTGTCACGCTCCACCGCATCTGGTTCTATTCCGTCGGGAAATAAGCCGATATCATCCGACCAAGACTTCCTTAATGAATTTAATATAGATATATCTTTTTTAAGGGTGTCTGAAGGCATGAGAAATGATGGGTATGTTCCTTTAAATAAGGATGGAACTCCAGTTGAAAATTCGGGAGTAACCATAGGAATGGGGATTGACTTAGGTCAGCGAGAAGCAAAAGACTTAATACGTGATGGTGTCCCCAGTAGCATTGTAGAAAAACTTAAACCCTACATGAAACTCAAGAAAGCGAATGCGTTACAAAAAATACGAGAAATGCCATTAAGATTAACATCCAATGAAGTCAGTATACTGTCAAACATATATATTCAAAAATCAATACAGTCTTTAGAAACTGAATTTGATAATGAAAGTAAAAGCGTAAAATTCTCGCAATTACCTGCCAATACACGGACCATGATCCTGGACCTGGCACATCAGTATGGAAATTTAAAATTGAAAACACCCAAAGCATGGGGATTCATAATAAATCAACAATGGGAAGAGCTTGTTAGAGAGTTAAATAATTTCCACGATAAATACCCAACCAGAAGAGGAAGAGAGGCCCAATTAATAGAGGATGACCTTAAGAACGGAAGAATATAA